The Bacteroidales bacterium genome window below encodes:
- a CDS encoding glycosyltransferase family 2 protein produces MQIAVVLLNYNGAKWLKKFLPVVIERSKNACIYVIDNGSQDESLTYLGSFAEIEVIELDRNYGYAGGYNRGLKKVKEELAVLLNTDIEPAENWLQPLIKFMNGHPDYAACQPKILSYERKSYFEYAGAAGGMLDRYGIPFCRGRIFSTVEEDRGQYDQYVDIFWASGAALCIRVKDFFEVGAFDERFVAHQEEIDLCWRFWLRGKKVGFIPDSIVYHVGGGTLPYNSPRKVYLNIRNNLLMLSKNLPQREQKKIFFIKWCIDMLIFLMYVFQGKFVHATQIIKARKDARKMKKFSLSYLNSEHYPDMVFRKSVLWLYFIKRKKFFYQMTD; encoded by the coding sequence ATGCAAATTGCAGTTGTGTTGCTTAACTATAATGGTGCCAAATGGCTGAAGAAATTTTTGCCTGTTGTCATAGAAAGATCTAAAAATGCATGTATTTATGTTATAGATAACGGCAGTCAAGATGAAAGCCTAACATATCTGGGTAGCTTTGCTGAGATCGAAGTCATTGAACTAGATAGAAACTATGGTTATGCCGGAGGTTACAATCGTGGATTGAAAAAGGTTAAAGAGGAACTTGCTGTATTACTCAACACAGATATTGAACCAGCTGAAAATTGGTTACAGCCATTGATAAAATTTATGAATGGCCATCCTGATTATGCTGCATGTCAACCTAAAATACTTTCATATGAGCGAAAAAGTTACTTTGAATATGCTGGGGCTGCTGGTGGCATGTTGGATCGTTACGGAATTCCTTTTTGTCGGGGTCGGATTTTTTCGACGGTAGAAGAAGACAGAGGACAATATGATCAATACGTGGATATTTTCTGGGCTTCAGGGGCTGCGTTGTGTATTAGAGTAAAAGATTTTTTTGAGGTTGGAGCATTTGATGAGCGTTTTGTTGCACATCAAGAAGAAATTGACCTATGCTGGAGATTTTGGCTTCGAGGGAAAAAAGTAGGATTTATACCTGATAGCATAGTCTATCATGTAGGGGGAGGAACTCTTCCATACAACTCGCCGAGAAAAGTTTACCTCAATATTAGAAATAATTTGTTAATGCTTTCCAAAAATTTACCTCAGCGAGAACAAAAAAAAATTTTTTTCATCAAATGGTGCATTGACATGCTTATTTTTTTGATGTATGTTTTTCAGGGCAAGTTCGTTCACGCAACACAGATTATTAAAGCAAGAAAAGATGCAAGAAAGATGAAAAAATTTTCTTTATCCTATCTTAATTCTGAACATTATCCTGACATGGTTTTTCGAAAATCAGTATTGTGGCTATATTTCATTAAAAGAAAAAAGTTTTTTTATCAAATGACTGATTAA
- the folK gene encoding 2-amino-4-hydroxy-6-hydroxymethyldihydropteridine diphosphokinase, protein MKKYHDVILSIGSNIEPNVNIPNSWQSISKFVGRIKRCSRLYITEPWGYDSRRAFVNYCCRTMTTLSPIELLYVIKKIEQKSGRNSLKCGVYDDRELDIDILFYDDMIYLSRNLIIPHPYIHLRKFVLLPLHEIAPQFIHPVFRKTIRELLAMCPDTHVVKESEILSL, encoded by the coding sequence ATGAAAAAATATCATGATGTAATTTTATCAATTGGCTCCAACATCGAACCTAACGTCAACATACCTAATTCTTGGCAATCTATCAGTAAATTTGTTGGAAGAATTAAAAGGTGTAGTCGACTATATATTACTGAACCTTGGGGATATGATTCTCGAAGGGCTTTTGTCAATTATTGTTGTCGAACGATGACAACCCTATCACCGATTGAATTATTATATGTAATTAAAAAAATTGAACAAAAATCTGGTAGAAACTCCTTAAAGTGTGGTGTTTATGACGATCGGGAATTGGATATTGACATTCTTTTTTACGATGATATGATATATTTATCAAGAAATCTTATTATTCCTCATCCATACATTCACTTACGTAAATTTGTGTTGCTTCCACTGCATGAAATTGCTCCACAATTCATTCACCCTGTTTTTAGAAAAACAATTCGGGAACTACTTGCCATGTGCCCAGATACTCATGTTGTTAAAGAATCAGAGATATTAAGCTTGTGA
- a CDS encoding LysM peptidoglycan-binding domain-containing protein produces the protein MNKKFSCLFFLLVICHLIQAQGVVSMSDTLFFAAGKLFYKHIVQKKQTLYSISKSYGVKIDDILRTNNLQNKDIKEGQNLLIPAVISPPKGSVLIAGDNIYLVDYYTVKKGDTYYKIAKQHNISVQFLEALNPDVSENALKDGQVLLTPRYVKSTKQTEKAQQQNEVIFHEVSQGETLFSIARKYQTTVDEIKKLNPEIDAQIRIGQKIKVPLGNQKTTQTQDKCKCTKVHHPVKFKITILLPLPSKPFSYPIPKENEDWEKPAEFEYVEFYQGFRLALDSFSSFDNSCTIKVLTLGNDTLNLLEILKEKSVDKSDLVISLLNHEQNDKILENDYLKNTFFVVCHVDRNETLAENNSHLIQFLTPINLQFEALLSYLDSNHNQSNIIFAYKGDENIVEIGKLFQELAQQSLIPITTVNLNQMHNSAVFSKLNSQKENVVILMANNEFFVKEFLRQMFESYNKYQIVVFGLPTWLDFEFVEFDIMEKFNIHFFSSQFIDYNQYEVNSFVKKFQDMFGADPGRKAFLGYDMAIFFTKIMKEYGECYFDCMDKINESKLLSTSFNFIRVGKGGWVNSSVQFYEMKNFYLWKK, from the coding sequence ATGAATAAAAAATTCTCATGTTTATTTTTTTTATTAGTTATTTGTCATCTAATACAGGCACAGGGAGTTGTATCCATGTCAGATACACTTTTTTTTGCTGCTGGGAAACTTTTCTACAAACATATCGTTCAGAAAAAGCAAACCCTTTACAGCATATCCAAAAGTTATGGAGTAAAAATAGACGATATTTTAAGAACAAATAATTTACAGAACAAAGATATCAAAGAGGGTCAAAATCTTCTCATACCTGCCGTAATATCGCCTCCAAAGGGTTCTGTTTTAATTGCTGGAGATAACATTTATTTAGTCGATTACTACACTGTAAAAAAAGGTGATACATATTACAAGATTGCAAAACAGCATAATATTTCAGTTCAATTTCTTGAAGCTCTTAATCCAGATGTCAGCGAAAATGCTCTTAAAGATGGGCAAGTACTTTTAACTCCTAGATATGTCAAATCGACAAAGCAAACTGAAAAAGCTCAGCAACAAAATGAAGTTATTTTTCACGAGGTTTCTCAAGGAGAAACGTTGTTTTCTATCGCTAGAAAATACCAGACAACAGTTGATGAAATTAAAAAATTAAATCCTGAGATTGATGCTCAAATCAGGATTGGGCAAAAGATAAAAGTACCCTTAGGAAATCAAAAAACAACACAAACACAAGATAAGTGTAAATGTACAAAAGTTCATCATCCAGTAAAGTTTAAAATCACCATTTTACTTCCGCTTCCTTCTAAACCTTTCTCTTATCCTATTCCAAAAGAAAACGAGGATTGGGAAAAACCGGCTGAATTTGAGTATGTTGAATTTTATCAAGGATTTAGACTTGCTTTGGATTCTTTTTCATCTTTTGATAACTCGTGTACGATTAAGGTCTTAACATTAGGTAATGATACTCTCAATTTACTAGAAATTTTGAAAGAAAAATCTGTTGACAAGTCAGATCTTGTCATTTCCTTATTGAATCATGAGCAAAATGATAAGATTTTAGAAAACGATTACTTGAAAAACACTTTTTTTGTGGTTTGTCATGTTGATCGTAATGAAACATTAGCGGAAAACAATTCTCACTTGATTCAATTCTTGACACCCATAAATCTCCAATTTGAAGCTCTTTTATCCTATCTTGATAGCAATCACAACCAGTCAAATATTATTTTTGCGTATAAAGGAGATGAAAATATTGTCGAAATAGGAAAATTATTTCAAGAACTTGCTCAACAGAGCTTGATCCCTATTACTACTGTGAATTTGAATCAGATGCACAATTCTGCAGTTTTTTCTAAGTTAAACTCTCAAAAAGAGAATGTGGTTATACTGATGGCTAACAACGAATTTTTTGTGAAAGAATTTTTGAGGCAAATGTTTGAATCTTATAACAAATATCAGATTGTAGTCTTTGGCTTACCTACATGGCTGGATTTTGAGTTTGTTGAATTTGATATTATGGAAAAATTCAATATTCATTTTTTCAGTTCTCAGTTTATAGATTACAATCAATATGAAGTAAATTCTTTTGTTAAGAAATTTCAGGATATGTTCGGTGCGGATCCTGGCAGAAAAGCTTTTTTAGGTTATGACATGGCTATATTTTTTACGAAAATCATGAAAGAATACGGCGAATGCTACTTTGATTGTATGGATAAGATAAATGAGTCGAAACTTTTGTCGACATCTTTTAATTTTATTCGTGTAGGCAAGGGAGGATGGGTCAACTCCAGTGTACAATTTTATGAAATGAAAAATTTTTATCTCTGGAAAAAATAA
- a CDS encoding OmpA family protein, with amino-acid sequence MKRLFLLMVLLCFELMILLAQKDECGKLSKKYRKQFEEAVSYFNMAMSYRIKQPDRADKLFDEAQRQFKELLIDNSDYAKLYFYLGCIDVFKTFSNLNSAEKNFKKSIELCPEAMSESYFHLSKIYLGQGKFEESLKNIQEFIKLEQETHRDSLLEEARKVEQHCKLAINLLKNPVPFSPKVVPNLSTPSDEYLFIISPDNEWAFFTRVYKEKKVLAWGEEIEEREKFCYSRRRGDSKIEWTEPDFEVGEALPEPFNKAQNEGGATITLDNKTMVFTICTYDKVKKKSNCDLYEVNKSGSFWDNLRPLEEINTPDFWESQPSISADGNTLFFVSDRPGGYGGYDIYISHRKEDGKWSKPVNAGSNINTSANEKSPFIHSDSQTLYFSSQGWPGLGGYDIFYSRLKPDGSWETPRNIGYPINTREDDAGFFVSFDGKYGFFVSNNQKEGVGGWDLYYFPLPESVKPQKISMLKGEVQKQNSEKDFSNTKVEIRNLENKEIKQIPVDIETGQYVAILPINSKFVVTVKEPEYVYESFYVSTVENEAPQKIDLQAELKPIEVGMHYTINNIYFKYNSFELTDDSKKVLDEFVAFLNENPTIKIEIQGHTDNIGTEEFNKTLSENRAKAVYEYLIENGISSNRLSYKGYGFSKPIADNNTEEGRARNRRTEFVILAK; translated from the coding sequence ATGAAAAGGTTGTTTCTTTTGATGGTGTTGTTATGTTTCGAACTCATGATTCTTCTGGCTCAAAAAGATGAATGTGGTAAATTATCAAAAAAATATAGAAAGCAATTTGAGGAGGCCGTTTCATATTTCAACATGGCTATGAGTTACAGAATCAAGCAACCCGACCGAGCTGATAAACTTTTTGATGAGGCTCAACGCCAGTTTAAGGAACTTCTAATAGACAATTCAGATTATGCTAAATTGTATTTTTATCTTGGTTGTATCGATGTTTTCAAAACATTTTCCAATTTAAATTCCGCTGAAAAAAACTTTAAAAAATCTATAGAGTTGTGTCCGGAAGCAATGTCAGAAAGTTATTTTCATTTAAGTAAGATATATTTAGGTCAAGGTAAGTTTGAGGAGTCACTCAAGAATATTCAAGAATTCATAAAGCTTGAACAGGAAACTCATCGTGATAGCTTGCTCGAAGAAGCTCGAAAAGTTGAGCAGCATTGCAAGTTAGCTATTAACCTCTTAAAAAATCCTGTACCCTTTTCACCGAAAGTTGTACCCAATCTTAGCACACCATCTGATGAATACCTTTTTATCATTTCACCGGACAATGAATGGGCTTTTTTTACACGAGTTTATAAGGAAAAAAAGGTGTTAGCATGGGGTGAAGAGATTGAAGAAAGAGAAAAGTTTTGTTACAGCCGTCGCAGAGGTGACTCTAAAATAGAATGGACAGAGCCTGATTTTGAGGTGGGTGAAGCCTTGCCTGAACCGTTTAACAAAGCACAAAATGAGGGGGGAGCAACCATTACACTTGACAACAAAACCATGGTTTTTACCATTTGCACATATGACAAAGTAAAAAAGAAATCGAATTGTGATCTATATGAGGTCAATAAGAGTGGCAGTTTTTGGGATAATTTAAGACCTCTAGAGGAGATCAACACACCTGACTTTTGGGAAAGTCAACCTTCGATTTCAGCAGATGGAAATACGTTGTTTTTCGTTTCAGATAGACCAGGAGGATATGGGGGCTACGATATTTATATCTCTCATAGAAAAGAAGATGGCAAATGGAGCAAACCTGTCAATGCAGGTAGTAATATCAATACTTCTGCGAATGAGAAAAGCCCTTTTATTCATTCCGATAGCCAGACACTTTATTTTAGCTCACAGGGATGGCCTGGTTTAGGGGGTTATGATATTTTTTATTCTAGACTTAAACCCGATGGTTCGTGGGAGACTCCTCGTAACATAGGATATCCTATCAATACTCGCGAAGATGATGCGGGTTTTTTCGTTAGTTTCGATGGCAAATATGGTTTTTTTGTTTCCAACAACCAAAAAGAAGGAGTGGGTGGCTGGGATTTATATTATTTTCCATTACCAGAAAGCGTCAAACCACAGAAAATCAGTATGCTTAAAGGCGAAGTACAAAAGCAAAATTCTGAAAAAGATTTTTCTAACACAAAAGTTGAAATTCGTAACCTGGAAAATAAGGAAATTAAACAGATACCTGTCGATATTGAAACCGGTCAATATGTCGCCATTCTTCCTATTAACAGTAAATTTGTAGTAACGGTCAAAGAACCAGAATATGTGTATGAAAGTTTTTATGTAAGTACTGTTGAAAATGAAGCTCCACAAAAAATAGATTTACAAGCAGAGTTGAAGCCCATAGAAGTGGGTATGCATTATACCATCAACAACATTTACTTTAAATATAATTCGTTTGAGTTGACTGATGATTCTAAAAAAGTTCTTGACGAATTTGTAGCTTTTTTAAATGAAAATCCCACCATCAAGATTGAAATTCAAGGTCATACTGATAATATTGGAACAGAAGAATTTAACAAGACTTTGTCTGAAAATAGAGCTAAAGCAGTTTATGAGTATTTGATTGAAAATGGAATTTCTTCAAATCGTCTGAGCTATAAAGGTTATGGTTTTTCGAAACCAATAGCAGATAATAACACTGAAGAAGGTAGAGCTCGTAACAGAAGAACGGAATTCGTTATTCTTGCCAAATAG
- a CDS encoding M28 family peptidase, giving the protein MRKVLSGFHILSGVILFLFVFLTTYSQVEVTLDSNVYRDIVRHLSVLAHDSLRGRSPGTIYERKAANYIIRELEAMNIPPLPGTDRYLQLFNINDSISSANVIAYLDNKAKYTVIIGAHYDHIGFVGKDSLFEIMNGADDNASGCALVLTLARTIKERNLSNYNYLFAFWGAEELGLLGSNHFCEINIYPFDRISFYLNFDMVGRLNWDSSYSFLIFGTSTSRYWDTMDLKTVIFNEKKYVITKYGAALDVSDHACFYQRHIPFLYFTTGLPPVYHTTRDKIDLINFNGIAYLHNYVFNLLQSMDGRKVSFRKYPAREELRAWEYFIKEFLKH; this is encoded by the coding sequence ATGAGAAAGGTCTTAAGTGGATTTCATATCCTTAGTGGCGTGATTTTATTTCTTTTTGTTTTTTTAACGACTTATTCACAAGTTGAAGTTACACTAGACAGTAATGTTTATAGGGATATTGTAAGGCATTTATCAGTGCTGGCTCACGATAGTCTTCGAGGCCGAAGTCCTGGAACCATCTATGAGAGAAAAGCGGCTAATTATATTATACGTGAACTTGAAGCGATGAATATACCCCCTCTTCCCGGCACAGATCGATACTTACAATTGTTTAACATTAATGATTCTATATCATCTGCCAACGTAATTGCATACCTTGATAATAAGGCTAAATATACGGTAATTATAGGCGCTCATTATGATCACATCGGTTTTGTAGGAAAAGATTCTCTTTTCGAAATCATGAATGGTGCTGATGATAATGCTTCTGGTTGTGCTCTTGTTCTAACACTTGCTCGAACTATTAAAGAACGAAATTTATCAAATTACAATTACTTGTTTGCTTTTTGGGGAGCAGAAGAATTAGGATTGTTGGGCTCAAATCATTTTTGTGAGATAAACATCTATCCTTTTGATCGGATATCTTTTTATCTCAATTTCGATATGGTGGGAAGACTCAACTGGGATTCCAGTTATTCTTTTCTTATTTTCGGCACGTCTACATCTAGATATTGGGATACTATGGATTTGAAAACTGTCATTTTCAACGAGAAAAAATATGTTATAACTAAATATGGTGCCGCCTTGGATGTTTCTGATCATGCCTGTTTTTATCAACGCCATATTCCTTTTTTATATTTCACTACAGGATTGCCACCCGTGTATCATACAACACGTGATAAGATCGATTTAATTAATTTTAATGGGATTGCATATTTACATAACTATGTGTTTAACTTACTTCAGTCTATGGATGGAAGGAAGGTTTCTTTTCGAAAATATCCTGCTAGAGAAGAATTGAGAGCTTGGGAATATTTTATTAAAGAGTTTTTAAAACATTAA
- a CDS encoding deoxynucleoside kinase — MIYTYITIEGGIGAGKTTLAKKFAHQLNARLILEEFEDNPFLAKFYADPERFAFPLELSFLANRYKQLQRILLRPDMFKPSVVADYSFYKSLVFAENTLPSDELKVFRQFFFILSQQVPQPSLIIYLYTTPSRLKQQILQRGRVFEQNISESYLESIQQGYLSLLKQIQNIPILVIDMKGIDFVKNEKDYQFLYSLIEIPHEKGLKWISYP, encoded by the coding sequence ATGATTTATACTTACATAACTATTGAAGGGGGAATTGGAGCTGGAAAAACTACATTGGCGAAAAAATTTGCTCATCAACTTAATGCTCGACTTATTTTAGAAGAATTTGAGGACAATCCTTTCTTGGCCAAATTTTATGCTGATCCTGAAAGGTTCGCTTTTCCGTTAGAATTGTCTTTTTTAGCCAATCGTTACAAACAGTTGCAAAGAATATTGCTTCGTCCCGATATGTTTAAACCATCTGTGGTAGCAGACTATAGTTTTTATAAGTCACTTGTTTTTGCTGAAAATACACTTCCTTCTGATGAGCTAAAAGTATTTAGGCAGTTTTTTTTCATACTTTCACAACAGGTACCTCAACCTTCTTTGATCATTTATCTTTATACTACACCTTCGAGACTGAAGCAACAAATTTTGCAACGTGGAAGAGTATTCGAACAAAACATTTCTGAATCGTATCTTGAATCCATACAGCAAGGTTATCTGTCTCTTTTAAAACAAATTCAAAATATTCCAATTTTAGTAATTGACATGAAGGGAATAGATTTTGTAAAAAATGAAAAAGACTATCAATTTTTATATTCTTTAATTGAAATTCCCCATGAGAAAGGTCTTAAGTGGATTTCATATCCTTAG
- a CDS encoding aminopeptidase yields the protein MKKCLFSLLVILTHTLIGLSQGKDSVYVIKDEKVLAHTSIKDQYKSGTCWSFSGLSFVESEILRVGKGEYNLSEAFIIRFAYLEKAIRYVRFQGKVNFGAGGAFHDVIFIIKKYGIVPEEIYPGLNYGTDKFDHRELDEVLKAYVEAIVKNPGQQLSTAWINGFNGILDAYFGKVPQEFEYKGKKYTPQSFAASLGLNWDDYVEITSFTHHPYYTSFVFELPDNWLHDIVYNVSLNDLATIIDNALQKGYTVAWASDVSEKSFSWKNGLAILPDEKREDLTGSERERWEKLSEEEKRKQLYSFETYIPEMKPSVELRQKWFDNYQTTDDHGMHIVGIAKDERGNVYYKVKNSWAETGKYKGYLYASRTFVLMKTTDIMVHKDVIPTDIRKKLKL from the coding sequence ATGAAAAAGTGTTTATTTTCTTTGTTGGTTATTTTGACCCACACGTTGATAGGTCTTTCTCAAGGTAAAGATTCTGTTTATGTTATTAAAGACGAAAAAGTTTTGGCTCATACTTCCATCAAGGATCAGTATAAATCTGGAACATGTTGGAGCTTTTCAGGCCTTTCCTTTGTTGAATCGGAGATTTTGAGAGTTGGAAAAGGAGAATATAATCTGTCGGAAGCTTTTATCATACGATTCGCATATCTTGAAAAAGCTATTCGGTATGTCCGATTTCAAGGCAAAGTTAATTTTGGTGCTGGTGGTGCTTTTCACGATGTCATTTTTATTATTAAAAAATATGGAATTGTTCCAGAAGAAATTTATCCCGGTCTTAATTACGGGACGGATAAATTTGATCATAGAGAATTGGATGAAGTGCTCAAAGCATATGTTGAGGCAATTGTGAAAAATCCGGGGCAACAACTATCCACAGCCTGGATTAACGGATTCAATGGTATATTAGATGCTTATTTTGGAAAAGTTCCTCAGGAATTTGAATACAAAGGGAAAAAATATACTCCACAGTCTTTTGCAGCAAGCTTGGGGTTGAATTGGGATGATTACGTGGAAATCACCTCTTTTACTCATCATCCTTATTATACCAGCTTTGTGTTTGAGCTGCCAGATAATTGGCTACATGATATAGTTTACAATGTTTCGTTGAATGATTTAGCAACAATTATTGACAACGCCTTGCAGAAAGGATATACCGTTGCATGGGCAAGCGATGTTTCTGAAAAAAGTTTTAGCTGGAAAAATGGATTGGCCATTTTACCAGATGAAAAACGTGAGGATCTCACTGGCTCTGAGCGCGAGAGATGGGAAAAACTTAGCGAGGAAGAAAAAAGAAAGCAACTGTATAGTTTTGAAACATACATTCCTGAAATGAAACCTTCAGTTGAATTACGTCAGAAATGGTTCGATAACTACCAAACCACAGATGATCATGGCATGCATATTGTAGGTATAGCTAAAGATGAACGTGGTAACGTGTATTACAAAGTGAAAAATAGTTGGGCTGAAACAGGTAAGTACAAAGGTTATCTTTATGCTTCACGTACGTTTGTTCTTATGAAAACTACAGATATCATGGTTCATAAAGATGTCATCCCAACTGATATTAGGAAAAAACTGAAATTGTAA
- the guaA gene encoding glutamine-hydrolyzing GMP synthase translates to MDAILILDFGSQYTQLIARIVREHRVYCEIFPWNVDYDEFRSRYNIKGIILSGSPYSVNDSEAPIIRLESLIPSVPILGICYGAQMMAYLLGGKIKASEKREYGRARLATFSYDHPLFDGIEPGTQVWMSHSDTIVELPPEARLLSSTESIRVAAYEVPSRRIYGVQFHPEVYHTSQGKTFIHNFLNICQCKRDWTPASFIEDAIQKIRQQTNGKHAVMALSGGVDSSVVAALVTRAIGDRLHSIFVNNGLLRKNEFDSVLNTYHSLGINVKGVDACHEFLSALHGITDPEQKRKIIGRIFYEVFEREAKQLKDVDFLVQGTIYPDVIESVSVAGPSQTIKSHHNVGGLPSRINLKLIEPVRYLFKDEVRKVGKELGLPDGILNRHPFPGPGLAIRIIGEVTKERIELLQEADAIFIDELKKEELYDQVWQAFAVLLPVQTVGVMGDERTYESVIALRAVTSRDGMTADWARLPNEFLARVSTRIVNEIKGINRVVYDITSKPPSTIEWE, encoded by the coding sequence ATGGATGCTATTTTGATTCTAGACTTTGGAAGCCAGTACACTCAACTCATAGCTCGGATTGTTAGGGAACATCGTGTATATTGTGAGATTTTTCCGTGGAATGTCGATTATGATGAGTTTAGATCTAGGTACAATATCAAAGGAATTATTTTAAGCGGAAGTCCATATTCGGTGAATGATTCTGAGGCTCCAATAATTAGACTAGAAAGCTTAATTCCAAGTGTACCCATATTGGGGATTTGTTATGGAGCACAGATGATGGCTTATTTACTAGGTGGTAAAATAAAAGCAAGTGAAAAGAGGGAATATGGCCGGGCACGGCTTGCTACATTTTCTTATGATCATCCACTTTTTGATGGAATAGAGCCTGGAACACAGGTATGGATGAGTCACAGTGATACCATTGTTGAACTACCTCCAGAAGCTCGCTTGCTTAGTAGTACAGAATCTATACGTGTAGCTGCTTATGAAGTCCCATCCCGTCGTATTTATGGTGTTCAGTTTCATCCAGAGGTTTATCATACTTCCCAAGGCAAAACCTTTATCCATAATTTTCTCAACATTTGTCAATGCAAGAGAGATTGGACTCCTGCTTCTTTTATTGAAGATGCCATTCAAAAGATCCGTCAACAAACCAATGGGAAACATGCTGTTATGGCCCTATCTGGTGGGGTAGATAGTTCAGTGGTTGCTGCACTGGTTACTAGAGCCATTGGGGACCGCTTGCATTCCATCTTTGTTAATAATGGTCTATTGAGAAAGAACGAGTTTGATAGTGTTCTTAATACTTATCATTCGCTAGGTATTAACGTCAAGGGCGTAGATGCCTGTCATGAATTTTTATCGGCTCTTCATGGGATAACCGATCCCGAACAAAAACGCAAAATCATTGGTCGTATTTTCTATGAAGTTTTTGAGAGGGAAGCTAAACAGCTCAAAGATGTTGATTTTCTCGTGCAAGGTACTATTTATCCTGATGTGATCGAAAGTGTATCGGTGGCAGGCCCTTCTCAAACTATCAAAAGTCATCACAACGTTGGAGGCTTGCCATCTAGGATAAATCTTAAACTTATTGAACCGGTTCGTTATCTTTTTAAGGATGAAGTTAGAAAAGTAGGAAAAGAACTTGGATTGCCTGATGGTATTTTGAATCGACATCCCTTTCCAGGGCCTGGATTAGCAATCCGTATAATTGGTGAAGTAACCAAAGAGAGAATCGAGCTTTTACAAGAAGCTGATGCTATTTTTATAGATGAACTTAAAAAAGAAGAATTGTACGATCAAGTTTGGCAGGCTTTCGCCGTACTTTTACCTGTTCAGACTGTTGGAGTGATGGGTGACGAGAGAACTTACGAATCAGTTATTGCTTTGCGTGCAGTTACATCAAGGGATGGTATGACAGCAGATTGGGCTCGTTTACCCAACGAATTTCTTGCTAGAGTTTCTACAAGGATTGTCAATGAAATAAAAGGGATTAATCGAGTTGTATACGACATCACTTCAAAACCACCCTCCACCATCGAATGGGAATAA